A single window of Gemmatimonadales bacterium DNA harbors:
- the rodA gene encoding rod shape-determining protein RodA, whose amino-acid sequence MRTALDRPLLVTLILLCGYGLAMVYSAGQTDVPSVAEGAWIRQAGWMAIGATAAALSFRVSFRLLEWSAPMLYGLGLVLLLVTLFIGTGAGTAASSRSWLTIAGVRLGQPVELAKLGTVLLLARYLSSLRHAPATLRDLVKPGLIAGIPFLLVMQQPDLGSAMVFIGIVFAMLFWAGVRPSLLLLLASPMVSLLLAANTVWWAGWIVLLTVLLLVWRTYVSEGVFIWLVNAAMGVLAIMLWDRLKPHQQLRLVSFLNPAADPVNSGYQAIQSKVAIGSGGWFGNGWLEGPQKRLAFLPEQQTDFIFSVVGEELGFIGVLVALVLFYLLFMILVRVARRATDTFSSLVVFGVLGVLFTHVFENIGMTINIMPITGIPLPFFSYGGSFILACGLSMGLVFRVAWDSRLSGYVET is encoded by the coding sequence ATGCGGACAGCCCTCGACAGGCCGCTGCTTGTTACGCTGATCCTGCTCTGCGGGTACGGCCTCGCCATGGTCTATTCGGCCGGACAGACTGATGTTCCCTCGGTTGCCGAGGGCGCCTGGATTCGGCAGGCTGGCTGGATGGCGATCGGCGCCACGGCAGCGGCCCTGTCCTTTAGAGTCTCTTTCCGCTTGCTCGAGTGGAGTGCGCCGATGCTCTACGGGCTCGGCCTGGTTCTGCTCCTCGTAACACTTTTCATCGGGACCGGGGCGGGCACGGCGGCGAGCAGCAGAAGCTGGCTCACGATCGCGGGCGTCCGGCTTGGTCAGCCCGTTGAGCTTGCGAAGCTGGGGACCGTGCTGCTGCTTGCTCGCTACCTCTCCAGCCTCAGGCACGCTCCCGCGACGCTCCGAGACCTGGTCAAGCCGGGTTTGATTGCGGGCATACCCTTCCTGCTCGTGATGCAGCAGCCGGATCTGGGAAGCGCGATGGTCTTCATCGGGATCGTGTTTGCGATGCTGTTCTGGGCCGGTGTCCGACCCTCCCTGCTGCTCCTGCTTGCCTCGCCGATGGTGAGTCTGCTGCTTGCCGCTAACACGGTCTGGTGGGCTGGCTGGATCGTCCTGCTGACGGTGCTCCTGCTGGTGTGGCGGACCTATGTCAGCGAGGGCGTCTTCATCTGGCTCGTCAATGCGGCGATGGGCGTGCTCGCGATCATGCTCTGGGATCGTCTCAAACCCCACCAGCAGCTGCGGCTGGTCTCCTTCCTCAACCCGGCTGCCGACCCGGTCAATTCAGGGTACCAGGCGATTCAGTCGAAGGTTGCCATCGGCTCGGGCGGATGGTTCGGCAACGGCTGGCTGGAGGGTCCGCAGAAGCGCCTTGCCTTCCTGCCCGAGCAGCAGACCGATTTCATCTTTTCGGTGGTCGGGGAAGAGCTGGGGTTCATTGGCGTCCTCGTGGCCCTGGTGCTGTTCTATCTCCTGTTCATGATCCTGGTGCGGGTGGCCAGGCGGGCCACCGACACCTTCAGCAGCCTGGTTGTCTTCGGGGTGCTCGGTGTGCTGTTTACCCATGTCTTCGAGAATATCGGGATGACGATCAACATCATGCCGATTACCGGGATTCCGCTGCCGTTTTTTTCCTATGGCGGATCCTTCATTCTGGCGTGTGGCCTGTCGATGGGGCTTGTGTTCCGGGTTGCTTGGGACTCAAGATTGAGTGGCTATGTCGAGACATAG